The Pirellulales bacterium DNA segment TGAAATGATTCGCGGCATGGGCGGCGCTGAACAACCGCTCGCACAGATGCGTGTAAGGATCCATCGAGCCCCCCACGTCCATCAACAACAGCAGCTTCACGCGATTGCGCCGCGGCGGTCCGAAGACCAGCTCGATCTCGCCGCCGTTGCGGGCGCTGTGATCGATCGTGTCGTCCAGTTGCAGTTCCTCGGGCCCCTCGTCTTTGTTCAGCCGCTTCAGCCGGCGCAGCGCAATGCCGATTTGCCGCGTGTCGAGAATGCGGTCCGAGCGCAGATTGCGAAAACGTCGCTCGCCGGCGACCTGTACCGCCGAGCGTCCTCCCCCTTCGCCTCCTACGCGCACGCCGGAGGGGTGCTCGCCGCCGTGGCCAAACGCCGATGTGCCGCCGGTGCCAATCCAGCGGTTGCCGCCGTCGTGCCGTTCCTTCTGCCGCTCGAGAAGCTCACGAAAGCGCGAGGCCAGCTCGTCCAGATCGAAGGCTTGCAGCTTTTCCCGGTCGGCATCGCTGATGTTCGGCAGGATCGGATTTTCGAGCCACTCGAGCAATTCGTCGCTCAAGTCGACCGATGTTTCGATGCCGGCAAAAAACGACGCAAAGGCCCGATCGTACGCGTCGAAATCCGCTTCGCGCTTCACCAGCAGGCACCGCGCCAGGTAGTAAAACGTGTTGAGATCTGCCCGCGCGTGCCCCCCGGCCAGGGCCTGCATGAGTGCGAGCCATTCGGTGCTGGCGACCTTCAGGCCGAAGCTGCGCAGATGGTAGAAGAAGTCGATGAACATGCGCGCATGCCGTCTGCGATGTTATCTGCTCAACTCACCCGTCCGAAGCGGCGATTCGAGAGCACGGTTTCGATGTCGGTCTCGCGTTTGAGCAGCACCCCCAGGAAGGGCAGCTCCTTTTCGATCGCGGCCGCCGCAATGCCACCGCGCCGAAGGGCCGCGATCCAAT contains these protein-coding regions:
- a CDS encoding VWA domain-containing protein — encoded protein: MFIDFFYHLRSFGLKVASTEWLALMQALAGGHARADLNTFYYLARCLLVKREADFDAYDRAFASFFAGIETSVDLSDELLEWLENPILPNISDADREKLQAFDLDELASRFRELLERQKERHDGGNRWIGTGGTSAFGHGGEHPSGVRVGGEGGGRSAVQVAGERRFRNLRSDRILDTRQIGIALRRLKRLNKDEGPEELQLDDTIDHSARNGGEIELVFGPPRRNRVKLLLLMDVGGSMDPYTHLCERLFSAAHAANHFKKFEHRFFHNCVYERVYTDIQIWKGEPTVDLLANLDHTWSVIFVGDAWMAPSELTHLGGALSFDYRNSETGLAWLVRIRERVPNSVWLNPEPRERWNAATIRMIRRLYPMYELTIDGLTEAVDVLRGVRPNRPNAQEIRPPAS